From the genome of Littorina saxatilis isolate snail1 unplaced genomic scaffold, US_GU_Lsax_2.0 scaffold_2208, whole genome shotgun sequence:
ATAGTCTAAGTCAATCGTAGGATAAATGTACTTGTGGGTACAGAAAGTATACATACAATAATGTCAACCACGACAACAgccatgcacgcacgcacacgcacgcacacagacacacacacacacacacacacacacacacacacacacacacacacacacacacacacacacacacacacacacgcacacacagtcacagtggTTGTCATGTCTCGATGACTGACTCAATGAATTGGTGGAGCGCCATGAGATCTTAGCGAGCATACAGTCTGACTTCGCGCATGGTGGTCAGTCTGTGCACTGTTTCGCCTTTCTTGATGAAAATGGCCCCATCCCTGGTCCAAGTGCCATCAACTTTCTCTTCTCTGAGAAACTCGCGACACTTCGCTGCCATCTCGGCTCGAATCTTGGTCAGGTCCTCGTTGATGAACACTGATGAGGCTGACTTCTTGGGGCCTGGCCTGGTGCTGGAGGGTAGGGGCGGCCAGTGTAGATCTGGAAAAAGCTTTCCGGTGTCAACATCCTTCAAGGCTCTCCTGGACCTCATGAGAGCCTCTTTCCAGCGGTAGGACGACAGCTTCACAATGATGGAGCGGGGGCGGGTGCCAGGAACCTCAGACCTCTTCCCGACCCGATGACTGCGGTCGATGGCGTCTGGCGTCAGCTCCACACCGATGCTTTTGGCCAGAGTGGTTACAAGGGCGTCCGTGTTTTCGCCCGGTGCTTCGGGTATCGGACCTACCCGGACGATGTTACGTCGACCATACTGCTCGAGATGGTCGACCTGGTCTTTGAGCTGGGTTATCTCGTGCTCTTGCTTCTCTATTGTCTGTCGTAGAAGTGCGACCTCCTCCTTTAGCTCACTGCACATAGCATGAGCTAGCATCTGCTGGATCTCCGGGTCGCGGAGTGCCACCCTGAGCTCCTCCCTGATGGACATGGCGGGCGGATGGGTTTCTGCACTTCCCTCCGCCCGCGTGATGATCGTGGCGTCGGGGTCGTCGTCGAGGTAGCTACCGTCCGCGCAGGAGCGTTTGGCGTCCTCACCGTCGTCGGACAAAGGAGAAGAAGCGACACGCTTTGCCACAACAGACATGAGCGATGGAGAACAGTATGATGATATAAAGACCGCTGTGGCCGCTGTGGGCAGGTTCGTTCTCCCAGCCAATGGGTTGTACGGTCACTAGAGCAGTGGGGCAGTAGGCAGTAGGACACCGGGGCACTGGGTCACGAAACGACAAAAGAGCACGGGGCACGAAGCGTGTCAAGTGTGTCAAGCACGGTGTCTCAGAAAGCACGTGATAGCAGTAAAGTACAAATACACAGATCGCTTGTCCGAGGCTAGTCGATTCAAGTCAAAGTCAAAGCGAGAAAAGCGAGATAAAGTCAGAGAAGGGCGAAGAAGCACGCGAGGGtacacattttttaaagaaAGTACTCACTGTTTGAAGACATTCAACACTTTTGCACTCGAATATGCAGAGTACAGAAAATGTACAAAACTCTCAGCACTGAAATTTGTGAAGCACATAAAGCATAGCATCACAATAACACCTGCAACTTTTCATGTCCAAGAACGTAGCATTTCCCACCAAAAACAACGACGCATTGCAGAGCTCAGACACAAACACTACCCCTCCGCCATAGCGACCTTGACCTTCCACTTTTACACACCACTTGAAGCCGACAAGGTTGCGATGTGTTCTGTTTATAAGCACACAGAAGTCTCTCCTTAACAGCATAGCTGTATGTTTTATCTCTTTGAGTTATGTTCTTTTTGATTAAGCAATTGTTCTTTGTGAGACGTATAGATAGGCAAAGAAAACTTATCGAACTGAGGTGGTTAATATTCCATTTGCCCACGTTCTACCACATCACCATATGCATTCATTTCTCATTGAGCGACTTAATCATTCGTAGACACACCCAAAACATAATGTATTTACGTCAAGGCAATGAAAGCTTATAAAAACACATACgtgtacatacaaacaaaacaaagcggGTGATGCAATCTAACTGACGGTCGtaaactacactttaacatggaatgtatgtatgtatgtatgtatgtatgtatgtatgtatgtatgtatgtatgtatgtatgtatgtatgtatgtatgtatgtatgtaggtatgtaggtatgtatgcatgtgtgttggtgtgtcggtgtgtcaagtgtgcaagtaaaagggtattgtagttgtacatatattactttagatatttttttgttatcatgggttttataaattttcttctcttcttcttttataattattaattaatgacctatatgtgctgatgaccaatttaatttcctttgttggatcaataaaatgttatgagttatgagttatgagttatgaaaaCGGCCAGAACGTGTTTCATTGAATAAGCTGTGTGActccttggtgtcacctttacGTCAacgggtttttacatttagtcatgttttgactaaatgttttaacatagagggggaatcgagacgagggtcgtggtgtatgtgtgtctgtgtgggtgtgtgtgtgcgtttgtctgtctgtctgtctgtgcgtgtgtgtgtgtagagcgattcagagtaaactactggaccgatctttatgaaattgtacatgagagttcctgggtacgatatccccagatattcttttcttttttcgataaatgtcttttatgacgtcatatccggctttttgtaaaagttgaggcggcactgtcacgccttcatttttcaatcaaattgattgaaattttggccaagcaatcttcgacgaaggccggacttcggtattgcatttcagcatggaggcttaaaaattaattaatgactttggtcattaaaaatctgaaaattgtaattaaaattattttgttatgaaatgatctaaaattacttttattttattctttatcatgttttaattccaaaaacatatacatatgttatatttggattaaaaacaagctctgaaaattacaaatgtacaaattaatgatcaaaattaaatttccgaaatcgatttaaaaacaatttcatcttattccttgtcggttcctgattccaaaaacatatagatatgatatgtttggatcaaaaacacgctcagaaagttaaaacgaagagaggtacagaaaagcttgctatgcagcacagcgaaaccactaccgcgctgaacaggctcgtcagtttcactccgttatgcacaagcggcggactgcggtcattgtgaaaaaatgcagttcagtttcattctgtgaaagtacccctccgaaattgtcaatgaCACGAACGCTTTCCCGTCTAGGGATTGCCCTGAAGCTAGCAGTAACTGCTGTCTTCAGGTCACCGTCAGGAGGGTTTAAATCAGGCAAGTATGGCCACCGCTCCATGTTAAAACTTGTACTGTTGAGTCGACCCCCGAATTCGGAAGTTGTTTTGAAAGTGTAGAAAAATCAGACCTATCAACTTGTCACTATGTGGAATGGTGCTGCGTAAGCTGAAGTTAAAATGCATCAGATATGAATTAATTCGGTCACatgatgtagaagttattatcATTTTGGTGGGTTTAATGTTTGGGGTGTCACCCTATACCATAATCCTCATGTCATTGTTAAGCAAAACGTTTCCTCAAGGCGTTTTCAATTTCATTTGTAGTCCCATCAAGAACACAACATATAAATGTCAAAGCCATAATAGCTTTTATAGACACTAACCTCTTCAAAACAAAGCGAGTGTGATGCCAGCTTAGTCAGTCTTAAAACGGTCAGAACGTGTTTCTCTCCCTGAGGCTGTTCGGTGGGATTCAcgattcacacacagacacacacacacacacacacacacacacacacacacacacacacacacacgcacgcacgcacgcacgcacgcacgaacgcactcacacacacacacactaacacgcacaaacgtacgcacgcacgcacacacacacacacacacacacacacacacgcacgcacacacacacgcacacacacacaaacacacacagacacacacgcgcgcgcgcgcacatacatacacacacacacacattcacacacacacacacacacacacacacacacacacacacacacacaaacacacacacacacatacacacccacacacaagcactcacacacacacacacacatacacacattcactcacacacatattcacccacacacacacacacacacacacacacacacacgcacgtacacacacacatacacacatacgcacacacacacgcacatgcacacacacacacatacacacacgcacacacacacacacacacacacacacacacacgcacacacacacacacacagagaagaaatgttgtgcccagtttttgtttctgtctctgttattattttagttagcaggtctataCTACTTATTTGCATGTGTGATATATCTGTAGGCCTAGacctatactagtgattactgtgtgtgatacatgaaatgtgatatgaatgctgtttttatatgttatactcttactttctgcctatgtcttaatcccaagcgcaagacaaattcttctatgtgaaaattgaagccaataaaatttgagttgagttgagttgagttgaaactcactcacagaggcacacacacttTCTTCACTCACTGTTTCTTCTGGACAAAATGTGTGCGTTTTAACAAATAACTGATTAACAGGCAGAATAAAGTTAATAGAGAATCATTTTATTCCATAGCTCCAGGCTCGACCTGTTATATAaaagttttgttttaattaaagaaaacaaaaactgttGTTTCTTTCTGAGCTAAGTGTTTGCATGCACTTTTTTCGCGAGAGTGTTTTAAAGACAtaaactctcacacacacacacacacacacacacacacacacacacacacacacacacacacacacacacacaaacacacagtaacCGACACATGCACTCACAAGCAAATGCAGACATAGCCCCACCCCACCACACACTCTAttccacccaccccctcccacacacacacacacaacatttagGTGACATTTCTCCTTCCTCAAATCAGACATGAAAATGTTAACAGTACGTCAActgttaaaggctgacatagtcctatttaattagtttaattacttccagggcttttcccatcgttgcggggatgtataaattaagcttcctgcaaagttttaggtttgaagtccttaccaattacgagaagtaattaattctttattgcattgtttagcaacaattctccaggacttgggctatttttagaccgttgacgtcacttcgtgacgtttcgtaaaccaaagatggcgtttgagactgttctgtttacattcgacactatcaacaccactttgcaatactgaaataattgttttctgtgttcgaaagctacagccaatcgttattatatccccttaggtacagttttataacattattggcacatgtaaacaatatgaattaattaatgaacactacgaatatggcagcctttaaatgAAAGGTTTGCACATTCTGTCAAACTGTTCGTCCAGTGTATTTCAACATCAACGCTTAAAAAACGACTTTGCCTCTTGAACACAGTACGCCTCATCGCCTGAGATTTTGGCCGACCATTCCTCCAATTGGTCGCATACTAAAAAtcagcaccctgactgcttgctgtggtgagttggaatttgtTGATGAGGTAATTTCCGAAAAAGACATCAGTACCTTTTACGAAACGTATTCTTCAATAAAATACCACCGTGCTCACAGAGCAGCCAGGCTTTCcatttgtggtatgtgaccaagtggagggatggtcttatcccatgtgaaagcctggccagatctgagaggaTGAGGCGAACTGGAGGAGGTAACATTTCAACCAAAAATAATGTAAATGCTGTCATCATATTCGTACATCTTTGAAATGTAACGTTATTCACAGGTACATCTCTTCGATCGATGAACAACGTTGTCATCAACATCTCTCTCAAAGAAGAGTCCATACATATGACTTTCTGACAACAGCTTCACAGCGCCTTGTGCGAATTCCGTGACTCGCGGTCTGTAGATTGCAATTGTCCTCGTCCAAACTCTCATCCAGTTCTGCTCCCACGAAAACGGTGTTGCTGCAGTTGTCGTTGTCCTTATCTTTTCTTTCGAATAACAGTCTACACACTTCTAACTGGCCATATGTCCGCGGTCTTTTGTGCGAATTGCAGGCAAAGGGGTTTCTCGATCTTCTTCCTCCAAATTCTCAATGATGGCAGTTGACGTTTTACTTCACAATACGTTTATCTCAAAGAAGAGTCCAAGATGATCAAAGTCTAGATGACCAAAGCTACACTTCGTCTGCAGCGAATTCAAGGCTAAACGATATCTCAATTGCCATGTTTTCTCATCAAAACTCACATCGATTGAAGCTCTGCTATAACTAAAACGTTGCTGTGGTCATCCTCAACATTTCTTTTTAAAAAGAATCCACATGCACGTCTAGCTGACCAAAGCTTCACGGCGTCTGGTGCGTATCCCAGGCGACGGTGGACTATGAtgacctccctcttcatcaaaaacaccacccccaccaccaccaccaccaccgccgccaCCACCACTACCGTCCTTCCCACTGTTCCCCAGCGCCAGACGCTCCAGACTCAGCATGGACCAAGCAGGATGACCTCCGTGACCCTTGACCTTGTGCGTGTTTCTGTAAGACGTGAACAGGTCCTCGAACACGTCCATCACGCTCTCGATGTCCTCGCGGACGGAGATCTCGGCGAAGGACACGCAGCCCAGCTCGTCGGACATCCGCTGTCCCTCCCGAGCGGTCACCATCCTGTCCTGCTCGCGGTCAGCCTGGTTGCCCACCAGGGCTACTGGCAGCCCCATGATGACAGGGAACTCCTGGGATGGGTCGCTCCCTGGCTGTGGGAGTTGCCGTGCAGAAGAACACAGAAACGGATAGAGTTAGTTTTACGTGCGTACAGCACAATGAAGTAAGGAAAGAGTGATACGTGCTTAGATAGAGGACAAAGGATCAGAGTAAAATGGGGGATACGTTTGTTTAGGTGGAACACAGAAACGGATAGAGTTAGTTTCACGTGCGTACAGCACAATGAatagggtggtgtgtgtgattAAATAGAACACAGAAACGGATAGAGTCAGTTTCACGTGCGTGCAGCACAATGAatagggtggtgtgtgtgattAGATAGAAGACAGAAACGGATAGAGTCAGTTTTACGTGCGTGCAGCACAATGAatagggtggtgtgtgtgattAGATAGAAGACATAAACGGATAGAGTTAGTTTCACGTGCGTGCAGCACAATGAatagggtggtgtgtgtgattAGATAGAAGACAGAAACGGATAGAGTTAGTTTCACGTGCGTGCAGCACAATGAatagggtggtgtgtgtgattAGGTAGAAGACAGAAACGGATAGAGTCAGTTTTACGTGCGTACAGCACAATGAatagggtggtgtgtgtgatttgatAGAAGACAGAAACGGATAGAGTCAGTTTTACGTGCGTGCAGCACAATGAatagggtggtgtgtgtgattAGATAGAAGACAGAAACGGATAGAGTCAGTTTCACGTGCGTACAGCACAATGAatagggtggtgtgtgtgattAGGTAGAAGACAGAAACGGATAGAGTTAGTTTCACGTGCGTACAGCACAATGAatagggtggtgtgtgtgtgattagatAGAAGACAGAAACGGATAGAGTTAGTTTCACGTGCGTGCAGCACAATGAatagtgtggtgtgtgtgtgattagatAGAAGACAGAAACGGATAGAGTTAGTTTCACGTGCTTGCAGCACAATGAatagggtggtgtgtgtgactAGGTGGAAGACAGATACGGATAGAGTTAGTATCACGTGCGTACAGCACAATGAAGTAGGAAAATAGTGTTACGAGCTTAAAAAgaagaggggggaagggggaagggggaaagggctcttctctttcttgtctacatacacacactgtgcagCAAGAGGTAGTAAGCAATGACAGAACAAAACAGCCCAGTCCTCACCCACCCCGTGTGAAGTGGGTGTGCCGTAACAAATGAAGTTCATTATCCACTCTTTAAAGGCCAAAAAGACAAATATGTCtttttccggtaacatcgccgaaaaaaatagggtcggtcggtccttttgtttttttacatttagtcaagttttgactaaatgttttaacatagagggggaatcgagacgagggtcgttgtgtgtgtgtgtgtgtgtgtgtgtttgtgtgggtgtgtgtgtgtgtgtgtgtgtgtgtgtgtgtgtgtttgtgtgtgtgtgtgtgtgtgtgtgtgcgtgtgtgtgtgtaaagcgattcagaccaaactactggaccgatctttaagaaaattttacatgagagttcctgggtatgatatccccggaagtttttttctttttttcgataaatacatttgatgacgtcatatccggctttttgtaaaagttgaggcggcactgtcacagcctcatttttctatcaaattgattgaaattttggccaagcaatcttcgacaaaggccggacttcggtattgaatttcagcttggtggcttaaaaattaattaatgactttggtcattaaaaatctgaaaaatgtaaacaaaatacgttttttataaaacgattcaaatttacgtttatcttattcttcatcattttctgattccaaaaacatataaatatgttatatttggattaaaaacaagctctgaaaattaaaaatataaaaattatgatcaaaattaaatttttgaaatcaatttaaaaacactttcatcttattccttgtcggttcctgattccaaaaacatatagatatgatatgtttggatcaaaaacacgctcagaaagttaaaacgaagagaggtacagaaaagcgtgctatccttctcagcgcaactactaccccgctcttcttgtcaatttcactgcctttgccacgagcggtggactgacgatgctacgagtatacggtcttgctgaaaaattgcattgcgttcagtttcattctgtgagttcgacagcttgactaaatgttgtatttttgccttacgcgacttgttcttacgttttgttaacgtctttttacgtgtgtggtttttttccggcgtcattggccgccatgtttttttcgcgtgacgacggaaacgggaggtaagtctcttcgattgtgaagtctcatcgaccgattacctcccggtttttttgttttttttgttggtttttttggggggtgcgaaaagcgaaattttttttttagggtcggcgcttaaaaatagggtcggtcgggttaccggaaacagacatatttttctctTTGACCTAATTGGCACATgaactctttttttctctttttttttaaattgggggggtggggggtggggggggggtgagagggagGCCCTTCTCTTGCCTACTAATACATCAGTAGTATCAATTAAGCAAGAAAGCAAACAACATCCCGAACCACCACCCACCCGGGCCCGTGCAAAGTGCTCGTAATTCGAGCAGTAATTTATGTCGTTAAATAACCACTCCTTAATTGGCCAATgtacttttatttttacaactTATTTTTTAACACCTTGTATGTTCATGCAGTGAATTTTGTCGTTGATTACAAGGTGTCACAAGATGCAAATTTAAATAAGTGTCAACACTTGCGAAGTAAGTGACAAAGTATGCAGAATACTAAACTGACGAGCGATGGTTAATCAACCACACGAATCAGGATAGCGGTAATTAACACACATAGCAGGTGTCCGCAAACCTTAAAGCGGCGTCTGCTGCTCGCGGTGATGGTGAAGTTGAGACGTCTGGCTTCGTTGAAGCTGCAGCGATCCGTGACGCTGTACATCAGTATCACCGCGTCGCTCCACTTGATGTGTTGCTTCAGCTTGCTGTTCTCATACTGTGTGTGATATATGAATATATTGTACGCTTTAGGTTTAACGCTAGGTTGTAGCATAAATGAATTTTATGTTTTTAAACACGAGATTTtgaagttattggaacgtttcatttATGACAAAATAAAGCATTGCATTCACAGGTACGTCGACACATTGGTCTTTACAGTGGGCAGACAGACCAACATTTGTTGTACAGATTATGAACTTAGCTTAGGAAGCGTTGCTGTTCTCAGTCTTTGGTGAGCATGGTGGTCAGAGTCACACGGAATTGTGTTATTTTATTGAGGGGCCATATTCAAAGCATGTTCCTGCGGCTAACTACCAAAACAGCAAAAtataattcaattcaattcagtgCCACTACATTGTCTGATTGTAGGCAGAAACACAGAGAAAGTTGTATTGAATTTTACTGAATAGAATTGAATTGGgttgaaatgaattgaatttaGCAAACTGGCTTGGTACGCAGGACTGAATTGCCTATACAATACAGAGATGCCCACTGAGAATGCTGACTTTGAAATGATATTTTGATTTCACTGCCCGACCCAAGTGTTGTAGAGACTAGTTATATAAGTTCAATTACGCGCAATCGAAAGATAATTGTAAATAACACTGCACGAAATGAATTATTTGATGTCATAATGGTTTGCATGTCTCATAAATCTTGTTTGACTCATTCAGTCAGAGTAAATAAGTAGACCCACTCACCATATGGGACTGATTCATTTTGCTAATGAGGCCTACTCGAATTGCAAGCTGAGGGGATCAGAGTATTAGGTTGATGGATACGCTGACTCATTGATACTTGACAACTAGTCTAACGACTGAGTACTGCATGACTAACAAACGGACCGACGAGACACGACTGGATACTGACCAACGAATTGACGACCGGGtgacttttcttctttcttcttgttcgttcatgggcggaaactcccacgttcactcatgttttttgcacgagtgggtttttacgtgtatgaccgtttttaccccaccattcaggcagccatacgccgctttcaagGGTAGcatatgctgggtatttttgtgtttcaatttctataacccaccgaactctgacatggataccaggatcttttccgtgcgcacttggtcttttgcTCGTGTGTGACTGACTTGCTGACTGACGGACTAACCAAATAATCCACTGATCCACAGATCCAGTGACTTACTGACAAACGAACTTAGTATACGACCTGCCGACTGATCAACTGACCAGCTGATTGGCTTATTGTCTTACTTTCTGACAGACTGAACAACTTACTATCCAAAAAATGCAAGGTCTGTTATAGGAACTTTTgactgtgacaaaacaaaacgttacggtcaCTGGTTTTTGACCCAGCAGTCTTATAAGTAGAACACTtataatacaaaaaataaactTTTCTGACAGATTATCCAGAAGCTCGTTCCGAAGGCACAATTAAGCGAGAGTGAGCTtgggaacgttggcagtctataaTTATGGCTTATTGTCTGACTTTCTGACAGACTGATCAACTTACTGACTATCTGACTGGACGACTGATCAGCTGACCAACAGCATGCATGACTTATTGTCTGACTTTCTGACAGACTGATCAACTTACTGGCTAGCTGACTGGACGA
Proteins encoded in this window:
- the LOC138955266 gene encoding ras-like protein family member 11A, whose translation is MNQSHMYENSKLKQHIKWSDAVILMYSVTDRCSFNEARRLNFTITASSRRRFKPGSDPSQEFPVIMGLPVALVGNQADREQDRMVTAREGQRMSDELGCVSFAEISVREDIESVMDVFEDLFTSYRNTHKVKGHGGHPAWSMLSLERLALGNSGKDGSGGGGGGGGGGGGGVFDEEGGHHSPPSPGIRTRRREALVS